From Thalassospiraceae bacterium LMO-JJ14:
GCACGAGTTGCGCTCGCCGCTGACGGCGCTGATCGGCTTCATCGAGACGCTCCGCGGTCCCGCCAGCGACGATATCGAAGCCCGGACCCGGTTCCTCGACATCATGCACCGGGAATCGCAACGCATGGCGCGGCTGATCGACGACCTGCTGTCGCTGACCCGTGTCGAGATCAACGAACACGTGCCGCCACGCAAGGCCGTCGATGTTTCGCGCTCCATCAATAACGTGATCGAGGCGCTGGAACCGCAGGCCGCAGCGCTCAATATATCCTTCAAGGTCACGTGCCCGCCCGACTTACCGAAAGCCATCGCCGATTCCGATCAACTGCACCAAGTGTTTCGCAACCTGATCGAGAACGCCATCAAGTATGGCCGCGACAACACCTCCATCGATATCGTCCTGAAAGCCGTCGAGCGGATCCCCGATTCCGCACGGCCCGGCGTGTCGATTGCCATAACCGATCACGGCCAGGGGATTCCCAAGGAATTGATCCCGCGTCTGACCGAACGTTTCTTCAGGGTCGACGAGGCCCGCTCAAGCAATGCCGACAGCGGTATCGGCAGCACCGGGCTCGGTCTCGCCATCGTCAAACACATCATCAGCCGCCATCGTGGGCACCTCGCGGCACAAAGCACGCTGGGTGAAGGCAGTACGTTCACGGTGTTCATTCCGACGGATTTACACCCCAGAAATGAACGACTTTGACCCTTATCCACAGCGACACTGCTTCATGTCATAAAAGCGTAGCAATTCCGTCATATAATGTAAGCGCTCAAGGCATAGGTTCCGCCGTGATTGGGTGCTTTGGTCACGTTGGGACGTGAGAGTACCCGCTTTCACGGAGCACTGCTCCGAAACGCATTAAAGGCAGGAGTTAGCCATGTATCGTAAGTTTCTCGGGATCGCAGTCGTTGCCGGCATCGCGATCGCAGGTTCGGCCGCTGAGGCCCGCGACCAAATCCGCATTGTCGGTTCTTCCACAGTTTATCCGTTCGCAACCGTTGTCGCCGAGCAGTTCGGCAAGACCACGAGCTTCAAGACCCCGGTTATCGAAAGCACCGGTTCCGGCGGCGGTCTGAAGCTGTTCTGTGCCGGTGTCGGCGTCGAGCACCCGGACATCACCAATGCCTCGCGCCGCATCAAGAAATCCGAAGTCGAGAAATGCACCAAGAACGGCGTCACCGACGTTACCGAAATCAAGATCGGTTATGACGGCATTGTTTTCGCCAACGCGAAAACCGCGCCGCAGATGAAAGTGACCAAGCAGCAGATCTTCCTGGCGCTCGCCAAGAACATCCCCGACGGCAAGGGCGGCCTCAAAGAGAACGACAACATGAAGTGGTCCGACGTCGATCCGTCGCTCCCCGCCACCAAGATCGAAGTACTCGGCCCGCCGCCGACCTCCGGCACGCGCGATGCGTTCGCCGAACTGGCGCTTGAAGGCGGTTGCAAGACCTTCAAATTCATCAAGGCGATGAAGAAAACCGACAAGAAGAAATACAAAGCGGTTTGCCACGGTATTCGTGAAGACGGCGCCTATGTCGAAGCCGGTGAAAACGACGTTCTGATCGTTCGCAAACTGGAAGCCAATGCCGATGCCTTCGGCGTGTTCGGTTTCTCGTTCCTCGATCAGAACGCCGATAAGGTTCAGGGTTCGCTCATCGGTGGCGTTGCCCCGGAATTCGAAACCATCGCTGACGGTTCCTACCCTGTATCGCGTCCGCTGTTCTTCTACGTGAAGGGCGCGCACGTTGGTAAAGTGCCGGGCATCAAGGAATACGTTGCCGCCTTTACCGCCGAGAAAACCTTCGGTCCGGACGGCATCCTTTCCGACAAGGGTCTGATCCCGATGCCGGATGCGGAACGCAAGAAGTTCCAGAAAGACGGCGAGATGATGGCCAACAACATCTCGATGTAAGGACAATGGGTCCCCGGTCATTTCGCCGGGGGCCCCCTTCGTCGCTTTTATTCGTTTAGTGCATACTCTTTTGACTCTTATCGGGCGCAGCGGGAAATCACTTTAATGTCCTTCACTTTCATCCTCGGCGCACTGATCATCCTGACCGTCGCGGGCTATTATCTCGGCCGCTCCCGTTCTCTCGCCAGCGCCGGCGGATCACCGAACACGCTTCATTCTCGGCCGCATTATTACGGCTATTTCGTTGCGCTGTGGTGCGGCATCCCGACCCTGCTGATCCTCGGCGCCTGGACGATTTTCCAGACGCCGATCGTCGAAATGCTGGTACAGGGCAGCCTGCCCGCCGAGGTCATCGGCGACGACCCGTCGCAGATGTCGTTGATCATGAACGACATCCGCAATCTGGCGTCCGGCAACATTACCTCCGGCGAGATAACCCCGGCCATGCAGGCCGCTGCCGACCAGTACGTGAGCCTGAAACAGACAAGCGTGTTGGCGCAGTTCGTAGTCATCCTCGCTGTCGGCATCGCCGCCGTCGCCTTTGCGCGCAGCAAGGTTTCACCGTCGCTCAGGGCCCGCAATCAGGTCGAAAAAGCGATGATGACGATCCTTGTCGTCAGTTCTATCATCGCCATCCTGACGACCATCGGCATCGTCCTGTCGCTGGTCTTCGAATCCTGGCGTTTCTTCGAAAAGGTTTCACCGGCGGAATTCCTGTTCGGCCTGGAATGGAGCCCGCAGACTGCGCTCCGCTCCGACCAGGTGGGGGCCAGCGGCGCCTTCGGTGCGATCCCTCTGTTCGCCGGGACGATGCTGATTTCCCTCGTCGCCATGTGCGTCGCCGGGCCGATCGGCCTACTGTCGGCAATCTATATGGCGGAATACGCGCCGAACAAGGTGCGCGGTACCGTCAAACCGCTGCTGGAAATTCTCGCCGGCATCCCGACGGTCG
This genomic window contains:
- a CDS encoding substrate-binding domain-containing protein, with the translated sequence MYRKFLGIAVVAGIAIAGSAAEARDQIRIVGSSTVYPFATVVAEQFGKTTSFKTPVIESTGSGGGLKLFCAGVGVEHPDITNASRRIKKSEVEKCTKNGVTDVTEIKIGYDGIVFANAKTAPQMKVTKQQIFLALAKNIPDGKGGLKENDNMKWSDVDPSLPATKIEVLGPPPTSGTRDAFAELALEGGCKTFKFIKAMKKTDKKKYKAVCHGIREDGAYVEAGENDVLIVRKLEANADAFGVFGFSFLDQNADKVQGSLIGGVAPEFETIADGSYPVSRPLFFYVKGAHVGKVPGIKEYVAAFTAEKTFGPDGILSDKGLIPMPDAERKKFQKDGEMMANNISM
- the pstC gene encoding phosphate ABC transporter permease subunit PstC; this encodes MSFTFILGALIILTVAGYYLGRSRSLASAGGSPNTLHSRPHYYGYFVALWCGIPTLLILGAWTIFQTPIVEMLVQGSLPAEVIGDDPSQMSLIMNDIRNLASGNITSGEITPAMQAAADQYVSLKQTSVLAQFVVILAVGIAAVAFARSKVSPSLRARNQVEKAMMTILVVSSIIAILTTIGIVLSLVFESWRFFEKVSPAEFLFGLEWSPQTALRSDQVGASGAFGAIPLFAGTMLISLVAMCVAGPIGLLSAIYMAEYAPNKVRGTVKPLLEILAGIPTVVYGFFAALTVAPFLRDQGSLFGLDISSESALAAGLVMGIMIIPFVSSLSDDVINAVPQSLREGSYGLGATKSETIKRVILPAALPGIVGSFMLAVSRAIGETMIVVMAAGLGANLTANPFEAVTTVTVQIVTLLVGDQEFDSAKTLAAFALGLVLFCVTLCLNIIAMAVVNKYREQYD
- a CDS encoding ATP-binding protein; the protein is MTLISQEVFDRIPTAVIIVDDRRRILHANQAAIDLVGDNALGRDLSLSLRHPNILDALDRVLKGAADAEGEISLPVPVARSMTFRIERLADAPLADASVATLVLNDVTSAKKAEQMRTDFVANVSHELRSPLTALIGFIETLRGPASDDIEARTRFLDIMHRESQRMARLIDDLLSLTRVEINEHVPPRKAVDVSRSINNVIEALEPQAAALNISFKVTCPPDLPKAIADSDQLHQVFRNLIENAIKYGRDNTSIDIVLKAVERIPDSARPGVSIAITDHGQGIPKELIPRLTERFFRVDEARSSNADSGIGSTGLGLAIVKHIISRHRGHLAAQSTLGEGSTFTVFIPTDLHPRNERL